The genomic interval GGTTTAACCGATGTGGGTCGGTATGGGACTTGTGTTATGCCATTCGCGCCAAACGAGTTAGCTGAGGCGGTTTACGTCTTCAAAGGCAATCGAATTATCCGGGAAATGCTCTATCCCGAATTCGAGGCCATTCTCGATGGTTATGTCCCTATCCCTGATTTTGCCAACAAGCAGGTAAAGGGCGTTTACGTACGTATCAACTCGCGCTTTTTCGTTGCCGCTGCGGTGTTTTTTTACATTGAATTTGACGCCGAAGGCTTCCCCGATCGGCGTTGGAATATCCCCCTTGCTCAGCTTGCCGACACGGCCAAAAGCGGCCCCGATTTAGGGGCTGGCGCTATAGCCTTGGCCTGTGCGTCCCAGTGCGCTATCGAGTGGCATCAGCCCAAGCTGTGGGACCCAAGCATGGCCAGTGGCAAAAACAATTTTGCCATGTTGAAAAAGTCCGTGAAGGCCAATCGCTTGGGCCTCATTTTTAAGGCCGCCCAGGGCGATACGAATGTGCCTAATCCAGTGGCGCAAGCGAGCATGGATACAGCCTCGGCGCGGGCGCTAAAGGAAAAATATGAAACCGAGGTAAGAACCCACGTAGCGCAACTATTAAAAGAGCAGCGGTTTCGGATGGGGGTTCAGAAAAATCAGTTTCAAGAGCAGGTAGACACGCTAAAGTCTGAGCACCAAAGCCGGCTGGCGCGCTACCAAGAGCGCTTGGCTGAGCGCGATAAGGACATTGAAAATTTGCGTTTACTTAATGCGCAATTAAAGGAGCGCATGGAGTCGCAAATGGTGAAGATGGATGGCATACGCGAGTATTTCGAGCACAAACTGAAATCGGCGCAGTCGGGCGAAAAAGAAAGTATTGAATCGCTGCGCAAACAATACGAGCTAGAGATGCAACTGAAGGTTGAGGCCGCCACCTCTGAGCTAGAAGACATGATTCAAATGCGCGATATGGAATTAATGTATCGCAATGAGCAGGAATCGAGCTTAAATGAGGAAGTCGCACGGTTAAGGGATGAGGTGCAAAACCTCGTGAGTAACTCTGGCAATGAAGTGTTGAGCCACCTGCAGGAGCGCGGCATTAATTTTGTTGCCTATCAGCCAGGTGCCGGGCACATAACTATTCCCGTGGCCGATTTAACCGCCTATACCGAAAACCCTCAGGATTACGCGGCGCAAAAGTGTGGCCTGACCCCAGTGCAATATCGCACCTGGCTCGTGCACTACCAAAACCCGTCCTGTTGCGCATTAAACTCTGATGGCAGTGTTTGCAGTGCGCCGATCGATAGAGTGCACAACCCCAATGATTTTCACCCGGGTGAAAACGATCGCTGTGCTACCCACCGAACCGCTATTGTTCATGCAATGGCCGCATCTTCTTAGTGTAAAAATAGTCGCCTTCTCGTTATGGTTTTTATCGCTGAATCAATTGCCGAAACGGCGAGTCGGGTGCCGATGCAACGGGTTGCTTGGCAGCTCATGGATCAGCAGGGGCTGGAGCTTTGGGTTAGGCGCGACGATTTGCTACCGGCTTGGTGCCAAGGCAATAAATACTACAAGTTGTATCACAACCTAAACAGCGTCGGCGACGATCAAACGGTGGTTAGTTTTGGCGGCGCTTTTTCCAATCATCTACACGCACTCGCACTGGCTGCAAAAATGCTTGGCGTGGCATGTGTGGGTATAGTGCGCGGTGAGCGGCCGGCTCGGCTTAGCCCGACGCTGGCCGATGTAGAGGCCGCGGGGATGCGATTGGTGTTCCTATCTAGGCTCGAGTATCGGCGCTTGACGGCGGCGTCATCTGATTCTGAGCGGTTGGCTGCGGTAGCGGAGCTCATGGCATGTCACCCTTCAAGTATTCATTTGGTGCCCGAAGGTGGTGCCAATGCTGCAGGTATGGCGGGTTGTGCAGAGTTGGGCGCCAGTATTGCCGCACAAGCGGTTGCGCAGTTTGGCCAAGATTCGCCCTTTGATGATCTACTGTTGCCAGCGGCCACCGGCACAACCTTAGCGGGTTTGGCTAGGGGACTGCCGAAGGATTGGCGAATATCCGGGGTTTCTGTGTTGGGGCCAACGGTAAAAGGTGGTAGAAACAGTCTGTCAGACGTCATTACTGAGAATATCGGTTCGTTGCCTTGTGCGAGTTGGCGTTTATTAGCGGCTGATGGCTTGGGCGGCTACGCGCGCACCACGCCGGCGCTACTGGCTTTTATGCAGGCGTTTCATGCCGAGACCGGCATACTGTTAGATCAGGTGTATACTGGAAAGCTATTTTGGGTCATCGCCCAGCAGGCTCAACGGCAATTTTGGCGCCCAGGCTCACGTTTACTGGCACTGCACACGGGCGGTTTACAGGGGCGACGAGGGTTGGAATGGAAAAGGGTATGAAGGGTATGGATTTGGCATTAATGGAAGAGTCTTCGGCCTTAGATTTTGGTTGGGTAAGAACCTTGGTGCCCCTAAAAGCTATGGGCGACGCACATTTATTAGAGCTGTTACAGCATTGCCCTGCACAAATGGCCTTTAAAGGCCAGAATCTATTCGAAGCCGGTAGCTACGATCGTCAGCATGTTTATCTCTTGCATGGCGACGTTGAACTGCGCAAACCCGATGGTAGCTCGGAGCTAATAAAAGGCCGCAGTAGCTTATTTCCCCTAGCCGATGAGCAGCCAAGGCCTTGTTCTGCCGTGGCGCTAACCGATAGCAGTATTCTGCGTATTAATAGTGAGCAATTAGATAAGCTATTAACCTGGAGTCAGGTGGCAGAGTACTTGCAAATTGATACAGCCTATCAGCCCGAACTCGATGACGATGTTGATTGGATGTTGACGGTGCTTAAATCGAATCTTTTTTTTAAGGTTCCGCCCACCAATATTGGCGACATATTCACCCGCTTGCGGCCACAAAAAGTGGTTAAAGGTCAGGTGATTTTGCGCCAGGGTGAAATTGGTGACGGTTGTTATTTCATTAAAGAGGGTTGTGCGGAAGTGCTGCGCTCGGCCGACGGTGTGCAGCGGCCAATTCACCTGGCCGACATAGGCCCGGGGCGCTGTTTCGGCGAAGACGCCTTAGTGAATGAAACGGTTCGCAATGCCACGGTAAAAATGACCACCGATGGTGTTTTGATGGTGATGGATAAGCTTGATTTTATTCATCTGCTGAAGGAACCGCAGGTTAATCAGTTACCCCTAACGGCGCTGCAGTCGGTGCAGGCGCAGGCGGTGTTAATTGATGTGCGCACCGAAGATGAGTATGCACTCGGGCATTTGAGCCAGGCCGTCAATATTCCGCTCGGTCTGTTGCGGTTAAAAACTCGGATGCTCAATGTAGCGCAGGAATACGTTTTATATTGCGATACGGGTAGGCGTTCCCATGCGGCGACCTATTTACTGCAAAAACTGGGTTATAAAGTGAGCTATTTGCAAAAAGGTGTGAATCAAGATCTCGATTTGCGCCGGCAATTGGCGAGCAATAAAGGCGATTATTTATTGAAAGATGGGCGCGCAACGCCCGTGCTCGATTCGGGCCAGTAGTCGTTAACCCACATAAAGCGACGCTGTTCTAGCCAAAAGTTTGCACTTAATTTTACCTCTGCAACCAACAGCGCTTGCGCATTTTGCTGTTTGCTTTGAGCGCCCATGAGTTTGCTCAACTCATGGGTGTTAAGCAAAATAGGCGTTTCCAAATACAGCTGGCTGTAGTTCCCTAACTCCGCAGAGCTTAAGTTTTTTGCTAATTCTATCGGGCAGCTGGCCGGGCTTAACCAATACAGTCTCGGCAGCAATAGCCAATGGCTGTCCAGCTGTTCCAGTTGATCCAGCCAGTGTCTCATTTCTCGGTAATGTAGCCAGCGCCCGTGGCAGCAGTGTTGGTTCACAAGCGCTGATGTTTCTAATCCCCTTGAGGCTCGATAATGTTGGAATAGCCAGCCTTTCATCACCAGTTTTTGTTCGAGTGTCGCGCTGTCTAGGCTGGGCATGGCTTGATTCACTAACCATTGGTCTATTTGAACCCGAGCTCTCGGGTCGATGGCAAGTGGTAGTTGATGGTGTAAAAGTCGATCTAACTTTAGGTCTAATCTATCCCGACTGTTCGGTCCTATCCATTTTGTCTCGGCGTCGCTCAGCTTTGCCTCCAAGTAAAATTTAACCGCTAGCTCGTAGTGAAAATAAGTGTTTTGTTGGTTGCAATAGCTGAGTAAATCAAGCGCGCCTAACGTGGTGCCCGCATGGGTAATTTGCCGGTTGGCTGCGATGATTGTTTGGTTGAATTGATGGCTAATTAAAAGCTGCCAGAGCTGTTCGAAATACAAGCCCAAGCGCCTTTTTGGTTCGAGTAGGGGCGTTATGGGTAGATCAATATTTTGCCTTGGAGAAAGTGTATCGTAGTCTCGGCCGGCGATCGTGTTGATGTAGGTAGCTTTCGGTAGGTCGCTACTGGCGAGACTCCAAGCGAGGTCTAGCGCCTGTTGATGGGCGCGATTGGCAATGGTTTGGTCTGGAGTGGGCAATGTTTTTTGACCTCGCAGGCGTTATACTGTCAGGCCTATTATGCAGAGTACCAGCTAAATGGCAGAGTTTTCTACAATTGGCTTAATTGGTCGCCTTGGCGGTGATCGCGCTGTGTACACCCTTAAGCGGCTGGTTAAATTCCTCGAGCGCGAAAACAAACACGTACTGCTCGATGATACCCTGCTACGTGATTTTTCAGGCCACAACTGTGAAGTTGCCAGTAGAGAACAACTCGGCCAGCGCTGCGACCTTGTGATTGTGGTTGGTGGTGATGGCAGTTTGCTCGGTGCTGCGCGCTCCTTGGCGAAATACAAAGTACCCGTGCTGGGTGTAAACCGTGGTCGCTTAGGCTTTTTGACCGACATATCGCCCGACGATATCGAAGAAAAAACCGCGGAAGTGTTATCCGGCAAATTTATGATGGAGTCTCGCTTTCTTCTCGATATGGCGGTGACTCGAAATGGTAAGGCGGTGGGGCAGGGCGATGCCTTGAACGATGTTGTGCTGCACCCAGGTCAATTTATCCGCATGATCGAGTTTGAGCTTTATATAGACGGTCAATTTGTATATAGCCAGCGCTCTGATGGCCTCATAATTTCGACACCCACGGGTTCAACAGCCTATGCGCTCAGCGGTGGTGGGCCGATTATGCATCCGCGGCTTGAGGCTATCGTGCTCGTGCCGATGAACCCGCACACGCTCTCGAGTCGCCCCATCGTGGTAGATGGCAATAGCGAAATAAAAATTTTAGTAGGGGACCACAATACCACTTCGCCCCATGTTACCTGTGACGGCCAGACTCACGTGGTTGCAGAGCCGGGCGATGAAATTCATGTGCATAAAAAACCGCACCGGTTGCAATTAATTCACCCGTTGAACCACAACTTTTATGAAACGTGCCGCACCAAATTGGGGTGGGGTAGTCATTTAGTCGATTGAGGAGCGCCGCGAGGTAATGGCGATGACGACTTGTTCAGGCTACGACATCATTGGCGATGTGCATGGATGCGCTAATGCGCTCGAGCGCCTGTTAGATAAATTAGGCTACGAAAAACTTAACGGTGTATTTCGTCACCCAAGTCGACAAGCGATATTCGCTGGCGATATTGTCGATCGTGGGCCACATATTCGCGAAGCGTTACATATCGCTAAGGCTATGTGTGATGCGGGCAGCGCTCAAATGATTATGGGCAATCACGAGTTTGATGCCATCGGCTACCATACCCCAGCACCGAAGGATGGTTCGCGGAAATATTTAAGAGAGCATACCGAGCGTCACTCTCGCTTGATCGCTGAAACCTTAGCGCAATTTGACGACTTTCCTGATGAATGGGCCATGTTTCTGGCCTGGTTTAAAACCCTTCCTCTGTATATCGAAAAACCGAATTTCCGTGTGGTTCACGCTTGCTGGGATCAAAATTACATAAATGAATTTAATCGTCGCTATCCAGCCCTAAGGATTGATGATGATTTTCTCGCTGCAACGGCGGATACCAATTCTTTTGAGTGGCAATGCATTAGTCGGCTTACCCGAGGCCGAGACTTGCCGCTGCCGAAAGGCACCGCTATGCAGAGTGCCGAAGGCTTTGAGCGCCGCTCCTTTCGCGCTCGCTTTTGGGGCAGGAAGCCAAAAACCTACGGTGACTTGGCGTTTCAACCCGACCCTTTACCCGACGCCATTGCAAGCCAACCGCTTGGCACGGGTGATGACTTGGAAATAAACCGGTACAGCAAAAATGAAGTGCCCTTGTTTATTGGCCATTATTGGTTATCGGGAAAGCCAAAACCCATCGCGGATAATTTGGCCTGTTTAGATTACAGCGCTGTAAAGTATGGACGTCTCGTTGCCTATTCCATGGACGATGAAACAATACTCGACCCGGATAAATTTACCTGGGTTCATGTTGATATCCCGTGAGTATTATTAATGGAATGGTTTGAAGCGAAGCGATTGCCCTTGGCGCTTGATTTGGCCCCAGTACTGCGTTCTATGCAGCGCGCCAATATTCCTTGCTGGATCAGTGAAGATGCCGGTGAGCAGGTTATTTGGCTCGCCTCGGAAGCTCACAGGGCCATATTAGCGCAAACCTTACAGGCGCAATCTGACGGTATCCTTCAGGTGCCTTTGACGACCGGGACGACAGCGACCGAACCCAGTCGGAGTGCGTTTAATTGGCGCGGCTGCTGGGTGACTTTATTGGCGTTGATCTTGAGTGCGTTAGGTGGGCTTTTGGTTTATCTCGATGTGAATCTGCAATGGGTCCATTGGCTGACGTTTACCAATGTGCTTGTACGTGGTAATAGCCTTTACTTTACAGACTTACAATTTGTATTGGAGCAGCAGGAGTATTGGCGACTCTTAACCCCTATCTTTTTACATTTTGGTTTGTTCCATATTCTTTTCAATGGCCTTTGGCTGTGGGAGATGGGGCGGCGAATAGAAGTTAGACGCGGCGCCGGTAGCTTGATGGTGATTACTCTCTTGACCGGTATTGCGTCCAATTTATTGCAATACGCCATGTCGGGTCCGTCATTTTTCGGTGGCATGTCCGGCGTGTTATACGGCTATTTAGGTTACATTTGGATGTGGCAAAAATACCACCCCAGTGAGGGCTTTGGCTTACATTCTGGCGTCATTGGTTTTATGTTGCTTTGGCTGGTTGTTTGTTTTACCGGCTTGGTCGATGGATTTATCGACGGGCAGGTGGCGAATGGTGCTCATCTTGGTGGTTTATTATGCGGGATATGCTTGGGTTTGTTCGGCGTTATCACCCGCAAGCTCGAAGTACAGAGAGTCAAGAAAATTAAGTGATTTAACTAGATTACATAACGGTAGTAGCGATGGATTATCAGAAATTAGTAGCCTCCTTAACCCCTGAGCTTTACGCTAGTTTTAAACGCGCCATTGAATTGGGTAAATGGCCCGATGGGCGTGTGCTAACGGTTGAGCAAAAGCAAAGTTGTATACAGGCGGTTATTGCCTACGAACACTTGCATTTACCGAAGGAGCAGCACTCGGGCTATATTCCGCCGAAAGTCCATAGCCACTGCGGTAGCGATGGCGACGAGCTCGATCATGGGCAAGAGAAACCCATCAAGTGGCAACATTGATGCTTGCCTATACGGGTTACCTTGAAAAAATGCGCGTGACGTTAACTGAACAACGCAATGCCCAGGGCGCACAGTCAGTTGACTATAGTTTGCAGTTAGGGGAGGCCATTGTTCCCTTAAATTCGCTTATCGGTACGTCAATAAGGCTTGAGTTTTCAACGGCTATTGCCTGCACCCATTGCGGCCGAAAAACGAAAAAGAGTTTTAGTCAGGGCTATTGTTATCCGTGTTTTCAATCTTTGGCGCAATGTGACCGATGTATTATGAGCCCAGAGCTCTGTCATTTCGATCAGGGTACGTGTCGCGAACCCGACTGGGGGCAATCCTTTTGCATGACCGACCATGTGGTTTATTTGGCCAATTCCTCCGGCCTAAAGGTCGGCATTACTCGCGCTAGTCAAATTCCTACTCGCTGGATTGATCAAGGTGCTGTGGCGGCCATCCCCTTTGCTCGCGTTGCGACGCGTCAGCAAGCAGGCCTATTGGAAACTGCACTGAAACAGCATGTGGCTGATAAAACCAATTGGCGAACAATGTTAAAAGGCGAGCAAGCGCCAATCGATTTGGTGCTGGGGAGACAGGAATTGGCGCAAGCGGTAGCCGAAGAACTTACCCAGCTACAAGATAGATTCGGTTTGCAGGCTTTGCAGTTGGTTGATTCGCCGGTTGTTTCGATAACCTATCCAGTGCAGCAATACCCAGAAAAAATTACCTCGTTAAATGCTGATAAAAATCCAGATGTGGTGGGTTTGCTTCAAGGTATCAAGGGGCAGTACCTCGTTCTGGATACGGGTGTTATTAATTTACGAAAATATACCGGTTATGAAGTAACGCTTCATACGGGTGGAGAAACAGCGTGACGGCAAGTAACAGTGAAAAAGCCCAGACGATTTATTTAAAAGATTATCGCGAGCCCAGTTATTGGATTGATCAAACAGAATTGGATGTAAATATCCGGCCGAATTTGACACGCGTGAAGGCGCGTTTAAGAATTCGACCAAATAAAAACCTAACGGGCGAATTGTTGGTGTTGGCCGGGGAAGGTTTGACAACTCATAGTGTCACTTGGAATGGCCAGAGCTTGGAACAGAATGATTACATTATTGATGGCGATAGCCTGACCATTACATCACCTCTGTCTGAGGGTTGGCTTGAAACAGAGGTCAGCTTTAACCCGGAGGAGAACACCTCACTGGAAGGTCTGTACCGCTCGCGCACTATGTATTGCACCCAATGTGAAGCACAAGGCTTCCGTAAAATCACCTGGTATTTGGATCGCCCGGATGTCATGAGTGTTTTCTCAACCCGTATCGAAGCTGATAAAGCGCAATGCCCCGTGTTGCTGTCAAATGGAAATTTACTCGAGGCCGGTGAGCTTGACGCTGGGCGTCATTTTGCGCGCTGGGTGGACCCGTTTAAAAAGCCGAGTTATTTATTTGCCCTGGTTGCGGGTGATCTCGCGTGTAAAGCAGATGCGTTTACCACAGTAAGCGGTCGGCCAGTTGCCATCGAAGTGTATGTCGAGCCAAAGGATTTAGATAAGTGTGACCACGCCATTGATTCGCTCAAGCGTGCAATGGCCTGGGATGAAGCTCGCTATGGGCTCGAGTACGATCTGGACAGGTATATGATCGTGGCTGTGGATGATTTCAATATGGGCGCGATGGAAAATAAAGGGTTGAATATATTTAACACCTCTTGCGTGCTAGCCAACCCAAAAACCACCACAGATCTTGGTTTTCAGCGGGTTGAGGCGGTGGTGGCCCACGAGTATTTTCACAACTGGTCGGGTAATCGCGTCACCTGTCGAGATTGGTTTCAGCTGAGCTTGAAAGAGGGGTTTACCGTTTATCGCGATGCGCAATTTTCCGCGGATATGAATTCAGCCACGGT from Simiduia curdlanivorans carries:
- a CDS encoding 1-aminocyclopropane-1-carboxylate deaminase/D-cysteine desulfhydrase — protein: MVFIAESIAETASRVPMQRVAWQLMDQQGLELWVRRDDLLPAWCQGNKYYKLYHNLNSVGDDQTVVSFGGAFSNHLHALALAAKMLGVACVGIVRGERPARLSPTLADVEAAGMRLVFLSRLEYRRLTAASSDSERLAAVAELMACHPSSIHLVPEGGANAAGMAGCAELGASIAAQAVAQFGQDSPFDDLLLPAATGTTLAGLARGLPKDWRISGVSVLGPTVKGGRNSLSDVITENIGSLPCASWRLLAADGLGGYARTTPALLAFMQAFHAETGILLDQVYTGKLFWVIAQQAQRQFWRPGSRLLALHTGGLQGRRGLEWKRV
- a CDS encoding cyclic nucleotide-binding domain-containing protein; this encodes MEKGMKGMDLALMEESSALDFGWVRTLVPLKAMGDAHLLELLQHCPAQMAFKGQNLFEAGSYDRQHVYLLHGDVELRKPDGSSELIKGRSSLFPLADEQPRPCSAVALTDSSILRINSEQLDKLLTWSQVAEYLQIDTAYQPELDDDVDWMLTVLKSNLFFKVPPTNIGDIFTRLRPQKVVKGQVILRQGEIGDGCYFIKEGCAEVLRSADGVQRPIHLADIGPGRCFGEDALVNETVRNATVKMTTDGVLMVMDKLDFIHLLKEPQVNQLPLTALQSVQAQAVLIDVRTEDEYALGHLSQAVNIPLGLLRLKTRMLNVAQEYVLYCDTGRRSHAATYLLQKLGYKVSYLQKGVNQDLDLRRQLASNKGDYLLKDGRATPVLDSGQ
- a CDS encoding DUF1853 family protein — translated: MPTPDQTIANRAHQQALDLAWSLASSDLPKATYINTIAGRDYDTLSPRQNIDLPITPLLEPKRRLGLYFEQLWQLLISHQFNQTIIAANRQITHAGTTLGALDLLSYCNQQNTYFHYELAVKFYLEAKLSDAETKWIGPNSRDRLDLKLDRLLHHQLPLAIDPRARVQIDQWLVNQAMPSLDSATLEQKLVMKGWLFQHYRASRGLETSALVNQHCCHGRWLHYREMRHWLDQLEQLDSHWLLLPRLYWLSPASCPIELAKNLSSAELGNYSQLYLETPILLNTHELSKLMGAQSKQQNAQALLVAEVKLSANFWLEQRRFMWVNDYWPESSTGVARPSFNK
- a CDS encoding NAD(+) kinase, with the translated sequence MAEFSTIGLIGRLGGDRAVYTLKRLVKFLERENKHVLLDDTLLRDFSGHNCEVASREQLGQRCDLVIVVGGDGSLLGAARSLAKYKVPVLGVNRGRLGFLTDISPDDIEEKTAEVLSGKFMMESRFLLDMAVTRNGKAVGQGDALNDVVLHPGQFIRMIEFELYIDGQFVYSQRSDGLIISTPTGSTAYALSGGGPIMHPRLEAIVLVPMNPHTLSSRPIVVDGNSEIKILVGDHNTTSPHVTCDGQTHVVAEPGDEIHVHKKPHRLQLIHPLNHNFYETCRTKLGWGSHLVD
- a CDS encoding metallophosphoesterase: MTTCSGYDIIGDVHGCANALERLLDKLGYEKLNGVFRHPSRQAIFAGDIVDRGPHIREALHIAKAMCDAGSAQMIMGNHEFDAIGYHTPAPKDGSRKYLREHTERHSRLIAETLAQFDDFPDEWAMFLAWFKTLPLYIEKPNFRVVHACWDQNYINEFNRRYPALRIDDDFLAATADTNSFEWQCISRLTRGRDLPLPKGTAMQSAEGFERRSFRARFWGRKPKTYGDLAFQPDPLPDAIASQPLGTGDDLEINRYSKNEVPLFIGHYWLSGKPKPIADNLACLDYSAVKYGRLVAYSMDDETILDPDKFTWVHVDIP
- a CDS encoding rhomboid family intramembrane serine protease, which gives rise to MEWFEAKRLPLALDLAPVLRSMQRANIPCWISEDAGEQVIWLASEAHRAILAQTLQAQSDGILQVPLTTGTTATEPSRSAFNWRGCWVTLLALILSALGGLLVYLDVNLQWVHWLTFTNVLVRGNSLYFTDLQFVLEQQEYWRLLTPIFLHFGLFHILFNGLWLWEMGRRIEVRRGAGSLMVITLLTGIASNLLQYAMSGPSFFGGMSGVLYGYLGYIWMWQKYHPSEGFGLHSGVIGFMLLWLVVCFTGLVDGFIDGQVANGAHLGGLLCGICLGLFGVITRKLEVQRVKKIK
- a CDS encoding YeaC family protein, whose translation is MDYQKLVASLTPELYASFKRAIELGKWPDGRVLTVEQKQSCIQAVIAYEHLHLPKEQHSGYIPPKVHSHCGSDGDELDHGQEKPIKWQH
- a CDS encoding DUF2797 domain-containing protein, which codes for MLAYTGYLEKMRVTLTEQRNAQGAQSVDYSLQLGEAIVPLNSLIGTSIRLEFSTAIACTHCGRKTKKSFSQGYCYPCFQSLAQCDRCIMSPELCHFDQGTCREPDWGQSFCMTDHVVYLANSSGLKVGITRASQIPTRWIDQGAVAAIPFARVATRQQAGLLETALKQHVADKTNWRTMLKGEQAPIDLVLGRQELAQAVAEELTQLQDRFGLQALQLVDSPVVSITYPVQQYPEKITSLNADKNPDVVGLLQGIKGQYLVLDTGVINLRKYTGYEVTLHTGGETA